One genomic window of Monodelphis domestica isolate mMonDom1 chromosome 1, mMonDom1.pri, whole genome shotgun sequence includes the following:
- the SNX21 gene encoding sorting nexin-21 codes for MASRLLHRLRHALTGEGSGEPTPSAEAEEFPESSELEEDDTEGLSTRLSGTLSFTSTEDEEEEEEDEENGDPLGSGAALGQRLKSPGEDSPGEEGDRNPPSDGPRGSNLLTRQLQDFWKKSRSNLVPQRLLFEVTSANVINEPPSKYVLYTIALIGPGPQEHVPAQISRRYSDFERLHRQLRQQFRGPMAAVSFPRKRLRRNFTAETIARRSRAFEQFLGHLQAVPELRQAPDLQDFFILPELRRAQRLTCTGLYREALGLWTNAWRLQTQLGTTVGAHRTLLTLVGLAVCHQELEQPSEARLSCEQALQLLGDSDSHPLLGPFLEAHVRLSWRLGIDKRQSEAQLQALQEAGLTSVPPPSLKELLIREALD; via the exons ATGGCCTCTCGTCTTCTGCACCGCCTCCGGCACGCCCTAACCGGAGAAGGCTCAGGAGAGCCGACCCCAAGCGCGGAGGCCGAGGAATTCCCGGAGAGCTCCGAGCTCGAGGAGGATGATACCGAGGGCTTATCCACACGCCTCAGTGGCACCCTGAGCTTCACCAGCActgaagatgaggaggaggaagaggaagacgaGGAAAACGGGGATCCCCTGGGATCAGGGGCTGCCCTGGGCCAAAGGCTCAAGAGTCCTGGAGAAGACAGCCCTGGGGAGGAAGGAG ATCGGAATCCCCCATCAGATGGGCCCCGAGGCAGTAACCTCTTGACTCGACAACTGCAGGACTTCTGGAAAAAGTCAAGAAGTAACCTGGTACCTCAGCGGCTGCTCTTTGAAGTGACCAGTGCCAACGTCATCAATGAGCCACCCTCCAAGTACGTG CTCTACACCATCGCCCTGATAGGCCCTGGGCCACAGGAACATGTGCCAGCCCAGATTTCTCGGCGCTACTCAGATTTTGAAAGACTACACCGTCAACTTCGACAGCAGTTCCGTGGTCCCATGGCTGCAGTTTCCTTTCCCCGAAAACGCCTACGGCGGAATTTTACTGCTGAGACTATTGCTCGACGAAGTAGGGCCTTTGAACAATTCCTGGGGCACCTGCAGGCTGTGCCTGAGCTTCGTCAGGCACCTGACCTCCAGGACTTCTTCATTCTGCCTGAGCTGCGACGGGCACAAAGGCTTACTTGCACAGGCCTCTACCGAGAGGCCCTTGGGCTCTGGACTAATGCCTGGCGCCTACAAACCCAATTGGGCACTACAGTAGGTGCCCACCGGACGCTGTTGACATTGGTAGGTCTAGCTGTATGCCACCAAGAGCTGGAGCAGCCCAGTGAGGCTCGGTTGAGTTGTGAACAGGCTCTTCAGCTGCTGGGGGATAGTGATTCCCATCCGCTGCTAGGACCTTTTCTTGAGGCTCATGTTCGTCTCTCCTGGAGGCTTGGCATTGACAAGCGCCAGTCAGAGGCCCAGCTCCAGGCCCTTCAAGAAGCTGGCCTCACCTCTGTTCCACCCCCCAGCCTAAAAGAACTGCTTATCAGGGAGgctttggactaa
- the ACOT8 gene encoding acyl-coenzyme A thioesterase 8 isoform X1 — translation MSPPLDSGSVEEPSGDLRSVLVTSVLNLEPLDEDLYRGRHYWVPTTQRLFGGQIVGQALVAAAKSVSEDVHVHSLHCYFVRAGDPKVPVLYQVERCRTGASFSVRSVKAVQHGKAIFICQASFQQTQPSPIQHQFSMPSVSPPEELLSCEELIDKYLRDPKLQEKYRIGLNRIAAQDVPIEIRLVDPPSLGQQAKQMFWVRARGYIGEGDMKMHCCVAAYISDYAFLGTAMLPHHHHQVRFMASLDHSMWFHAPFRADHWMLYECESPWAGGSRGLVHGRLWRRDGVLAVSCAQEGVIRVKQQKLESKL, via the exons ATGTCGCCCCCGCTGGATTCGGGGAGCGTCGAGGAGCCCTCTGGGGACCTCCGCAGCGTCTTGGTCACCAGTGTGCTCAACCTGGAGCCTCTGGATGAGGATCTGTACAG GGGGAGGCATTACTGGGTCCCCACAACCCAGAGGCTCTTTGGAGGTCAGATTGTGGGCCAGGCTCTGGTAGCTGCAGCCAAATCTGTGAGTGAAGATGTCCATGTCCATTCCTTGCACTGCTACTTCGTGAGGGCAG GGGACCCAAAAGTGCCAGTGCTGTACCAGGTGGAACGGTGTCGCACAGGAGCCAGTTTCTCTGTACGTTCAGTGAAGGCCGTGCAGCATGGCAAGGCCATCTTCATCTGCCAGGCTTCATTCCAGCAGACCCAGCCCAGTCCTATACAGCACCAGTTCTCAATGCCATCTGTCTCCCCACCAGAGGAGCTTCTTAGCTGTGAGGAGCTCATTGACAAATATTTACG GGACCCCAAGCTACAGGAGAAGTATCGAATAGGATTGAACAGAATTGCTGCCCAAGATGTGCCCATTGAAATCAGACTTGTGGATCCACCCAGTTTGGGCCAGCAGGCCAAGCAGATGTTCTGGGTTCGGGCTCGGGGTTACATTG GGGAAGGAGACATGAAGATGCACTGCTGTGTGGCCGCCTACATATCCGACTACGCCTTTCTGGGCACTGCCATGCTTCCCCATCACCATCACCAAGTCCGATTCATGGCCTCCCTTGACCATTCCATGTGGTTCCACGCCCCCTTCCGAGCTGACCACTGGATGCTGTATGAGTGTGAAAGCCCCTGGGCTG GGGGCTCTCGAGGGCTGGTTCATGGTCGTCTGTGGCGACGAGATGGGGTCCTAGCTGTATCATGTGCCCAAGAGGGTGTGATCCGGGTGAAGCAGCAGAAGCTGGAGAGTAAGCTGTAG
- the ACOT8 gene encoding acyl-coenzyme A thioesterase 8 isoform X2, whose product MSPPLDSGSVEEPSGDLRSVLVTSVLNLEPLDEDLYRGRHYWVPTTQRLFGGQIVGQALVAAAKSMRNLRGKSFGQGHIARDPKVPVLYQVERCRTGASFSVRSVKAVQHGKAIFICQASFQQTQPSPIQHQFSMPSVSPPEELLSCEELIDKYLRDPKLQEKYRIGLNRIAAQDVPIEIRLVDPPSLGQQAKQMFWVRARGYIGEGDMKMHCCVAAYISDYAFLGTAMLPHHHHQVRFMASLDHSMWFHAPFRADHWMLYECESPWAGGSRGLVHGRLWRRDGVLAVSCAQEGVIRVKQQKLESKL is encoded by the exons ATGTCGCCCCCGCTGGATTCGGGGAGCGTCGAGGAGCCCTCTGGGGACCTCCGCAGCGTCTTGGTCACCAGTGTGCTCAACCTGGAGCCTCTGGATGAGGATCTGTACAG GGGGAGGCATTACTGGGTCCCCACAACCCAGAGGCTCTTTGGAGGTCAGATTGTGGGCCAGGCTCTGGTAGCTGCAGCCAAATCT atgaggaatctaagggGGAAATcctttggccaaggtcacatagcta GGGACCCAAAAGTGCCAGTGCTGTACCAGGTGGAACGGTGTCGCACAGGAGCCAGTTTCTCTGTACGTTCAGTGAAGGCCGTGCAGCATGGCAAGGCCATCTTCATCTGCCAGGCTTCATTCCAGCAGACCCAGCCCAGTCCTATACAGCACCAGTTCTCAATGCCATCTGTCTCCCCACCAGAGGAGCTTCTTAGCTGTGAGGAGCTCATTGACAAATATTTACG GGACCCCAAGCTACAGGAGAAGTATCGAATAGGATTGAACAGAATTGCTGCCCAAGATGTGCCCATTGAAATCAGACTTGTGGATCCACCCAGTTTGGGCCAGCAGGCCAAGCAGATGTTCTGGGTTCGGGCTCGGGGTTACATTG GGGAAGGAGACATGAAGATGCACTGCTGTGTGGCCGCCTACATATCCGACTACGCCTTTCTGGGCACTGCCATGCTTCCCCATCACCATCACCAAGTCCGATTCATGGCCTCCCTTGACCATTCCATGTGGTTCCACGCCCCCTTCCGAGCTGACCACTGGATGCTGTATGAGTGTGAAAGCCCCTGGGCTG GGGGCTCTCGAGGGCTGGTTCATGGTCGTCTGTGGCGACGAGATGGGGTCCTAGCTGTATCATGTGCCCAAGAGGGTGTGATCCGGGTGAAGCAGCAGAAGCTGGAGAGTAAGCTGTAG